A single genomic interval of Mucilaginibacter robiniae harbors:
- a CDS encoding HAMP domain-containing protein, which yields MLPAYFKNTSISKKLYFSVGIMAFLIIVELCALSFALSTLSAIRAFVGGEGLWSKAQKDATQHLRLYAYSGNEDDYYSFQHYLKVPLGDGKARVALEKPEPDISSARQGLLEGRNHPNDIDGMIKLMLRFHDNAYLAQTIHYWTLAENSLKKLIPLANQLHQATRAGTLTEAQKNIFRNKINQINDEITPMEDGFSFTLGEGSRWLENWVLRILVSLALTVEVTGILIAVSVSRSIQKGLSAVVSVAERMAKGLLDRRVQVYSSDEIGRLATAFNTMAGHLDGTVSQLQDSETRLRSFFESSRACHVLLDKELNISAFNKPAVEFARKHCNLELKQGIPAHQWVQTDRLLSFMTHCEMAMEGQLVEIETKIIYSNGENIWWSLIFEGACNTAGEVIGVSYHATDITRRVQQEQEIKAQNETLKQIAFIQSHEMRRPVASILGLINIFEVEDYVVTKDELLLLKKATEELDAQIHKIVDDINFKTV from the coding sequence ATGTTACCTGCTTATTTTAAAAATACTTCTATATCGAAAAAGTTATACTTCTCTGTTGGCATTATGGCTTTCCTGATTATTGTAGAGCTATGTGCGCTCAGCTTTGCCTTGAGTACTCTTTCGGCCATAAGGGCTTTTGTGGGTGGTGAAGGTCTTTGGTCAAAAGCACAAAAAGATGCTACGCAGCATTTACGTCTTTATGCTTATTCAGGCAACGAAGATGATTACTATAGTTTTCAGCACTACCTTAAAGTGCCTTTGGGCGATGGTAAGGCCAGAGTGGCACTGGAAAAACCCGAACCAGATATTAGTTCTGCACGGCAGGGCTTACTGGAAGGCCGGAACCATCCTAATGATATAGATGGTATGATTAAGCTCATGCTTAGGTTTCATGACAATGCTTATTTGGCCCAAACTATCCATTATTGGACCCTAGCAGAAAATTCATTAAAAAAACTGATCCCACTAGCTAATCAACTTCACCAGGCTACCCGTGCTGGTACCTTAACTGAAGCGCAAAAAAACATATTCCGAAACAAGATAAATCAGATCAATGATGAGATTACGCCTATGGAAGATGGATTTTCTTTTACGCTGGGTGAAGGCTCGCGCTGGTTAGAAAACTGGGTACTCCGAATACTTGTGTCTCTCGCTTTAACCGTAGAAGTTACCGGCATTCTCATTGCTGTATCCGTAAGTCGCAGTATACAAAAAGGGCTTAGTGCCGTTGTTTCTGTTGCTGAAAGAATGGCAAAAGGCTTACTCGACCGCAGGGTTCAAGTATATTCAAGTGATGAGATCGGGCGGTTGGCTACAGCCTTCAATACGATGGCTGGTCATCTGGATGGCACTGTTTCCCAATTACAAGATTCGGAAACTAGGCTTCGTTCCTTTTTTGAAAGTTCAAGAGCTTGCCATGTTTTATTAGATAAAGAACTTAACATCAGCGCCTTCAATAAACCGGCTGTTGAATTTGCACGAAAGCATTGCAATCTTGAATTAAAACAGGGAATACCAGCTCATCAATGGGTGCAAACCGACCGGCTGTTAAGTTTTATGACCCATTGCGAAATGGCGATGGAAGGACAATTAGTTGAAATTGAGACAAAAATCATATACAGCAATGGCGAAAATATTTGGTGGTCGTTAATATTTGAGGGCGCTTGTAACACAGCCGGAGAAGTTATTGGTGTTTCTTATCATGCAACTGATATAACCCGTCGTGTGCAGCAGGAGCAAGAAATCAAAGCTCAGAATGAAACCCTAAAGCAAATTGCTTTTATACAGTCGCATGAAATGCGCAGGCCAGTTGCCTCCATATTAGGCTTGATAAACATTTTTGAAGTAGAAGATTACGTAGTAACGAAGGATGAATTGCTCCTGTTGAAAAAAGCTACAGAAGAATTAGACGCACAAATTCACAAAATTGTTGATGATATTAATTTTAAAACTGTTTAA
- a CDS encoding sensor histidine kinase: MILFWNKLIGDKAKFTIEARIFHSVCLLVLIALVVNVPYNYLMGTRNLAIVMLGIVLGVVAIYYSSRIKLLYNASVIAFQIYNNLLLIAIYYYNSGIHGPCYGMYIVSFFIGVIIVPKKQYWLWLPLNVLTIFGLLYYEATHPGWIINSYPNPSARFFDYGFTYIFIAGTIMLVAAYIREALHQEHTQVQEKAQTLEETNRTKDKLLSVLAHDLKEPLASIQGFLELLASYKLEESERIDIERQLLSRTKDTSYLLSNVLAWTKGQMAAVEVKLSSLHLQKTLSNTLKLVKGIAEEKHLEFEYHLSDRICIVGDKDLMQLIIRNLVTNAIKFTYSGGKIVVNTEIKENKCLIMVTDTGSGIPVSKQSSIFSLAARSTFGTQKEKGAGLGLVLCKEFTELQGGQIGFISKENIGSTFYVSMPLCQNFVAAQLEDRVEC, encoded by the coding sequence ATGATACTCTTTTGGAATAAATTGATTGGTGATAAAGCCAAATTTACTATTGAAGCCCGCATATTTCATTCCGTATGCCTGTTGGTGTTAATCGCTCTTGTAGTTAATGTACCTTACAACTACCTAATGGGTACGCGTAATTTAGCTATCGTGATGTTAGGCATTGTGTTAGGCGTTGTAGCCATTTATTATTCATCCAGAATTAAACTGTTGTACAATGCTTCTGTTATTGCGTTTCAGATATACAATAACCTGCTGCTTATTGCCATATACTATTATAACTCTGGCATTCACGGTCCATGTTATGGTATGTACATTGTGTCTTTCTTTATAGGAGTGATTATTGTACCCAAGAAGCAGTATTGGCTCTGGCTTCCACTTAATGTTCTTACTATTTTTGGTTTACTGTACTATGAAGCCACTCATCCTGGTTGGATTATAAACAGCTACCCAAATCCATCTGCCCGTTTTTTTGATTATGGTTTTACCTACATTTTTATTGCAGGAACCATTATGCTGGTGGCAGCATACATCAGGGAGGCACTCCATCAAGAACACACCCAAGTACAAGAGAAGGCTCAAACCTTGGAAGAAACCAATCGCACTAAAGACAAGCTTTTATCCGTATTAGCCCATGATCTTAAAGAACCATTAGCTTCTATACAGGGTTTTCTGGAACTACTTGCAAGTTACAAATTAGAAGAATCAGAACGTATTGACATTGAGCGGCAGCTGCTAAGTCGTACCAAGGACACTTCTTACCTGCTATCTAATGTATTAGCCTGGACTAAAGGACAAATGGCTGCTGTAGAAGTCAAATTATCATCTTTACACTTACAAAAAACATTAAGTAATACTCTCAAACTGGTTAAAGGTATAGCCGAAGAAAAACATTTGGAGTTTGAATACCACCTGAGCGATCGTATCTGCATTGTAGGCGACAAAGATTTAATGCAATTGATTATCCGCAACTTAGTAACCAATGCTATCAAATTCACATACTCTGGGGGTAAGATTGTAGTTAACACAGAAATTAAAGAAAACAAGTGCTTAATTATGGTAACCGATACAGGTTCTGGTATTCCTGTAAGCAAACAATCCAGCATTTTTTCGTTAGCTGCTCGCTCTACTTTCGGCACGCAAAAAGAAAAAGGTGCAGGTTTGGGCTTAGTTCTGTGTAAAGAGTTTACCGAACTGCAAGGCGGCCAAATAGGGTTCATCAGTAAAGAAAATATAGGCAGCACATTTTATGTGAGTATGCCGCTATGTCAAAACTTTGTAGCTGCACAGTTAGAAGACCGAGTTGAGTGTTAA